In one window of Brassica rapa cultivar Chiifu-401-42 chromosome A07, CAAS_Brap_v3.01, whole genome shotgun sequence DNA:
- the LOC103830762 gene encoding F-box protein At5g03100, with translation MRSEIKKMGTRVESESERISAAVRSPSQRFRSNEGSDFISSLPDAILHHILSNIPTEHAIRTSVLSKRWKHVWRETPCLSFHCRTSDHPDSISKTLATFTAPKITSFHADVTFNNSSLTPSHVHSWIELAASRNAEIMSIIIIIVSDDNVLPDFFFTNSSVKQLRLALGRRGNYNYCNVIPKCTVLWTSLRSLSLECCGLPDESLANILSGCPMLESLVLIFCQHIHHIDLSKSMKLTRLEITGHYYGPAKIVAPHIRFLKLIGSLDPCVLVDVSSLTDARFSLSYVRRTTTGEDDFHQDKLLKMLEQLQHVENLTIGRIVLQALSVAELRGLPFPQLQAKSLTVVMMVVRSFIPALARLLQNSPGLQKITVTTVCYKGIHDQELDRHLRTQGLNPDRCWRLKYGDFPTTEQTYSSSSSGVVSKLAKSKDVVSFIKLVLQNSKAVETMVLRLDGYLDATEYQKLLRMVPTFTRNKNVRTRGQAKRLLNVLKIIP, from the exons ATGAgaagtgaaataaaaaaaatgggcACGAGGGTCGAAAGTGAGAGTGAGAGAATCTCCGCCGCCGTAAGAAGCCCTAGCCAGCGCTTCCGTTCAAACGAGGGTTCAGATTTCATCAGCTCACTACCTGACGCGATACTCCACCACATCCTCTCCAACATTCCGACCGAACACGCAATCAGAACATCGGTCTTGTCCAAACGATGGAAGCATGTATGGCGCGAAACCCCTTGTCTCTCCTTCCATTGCCGCACATCGGATCACCCTGATTCCATAAGCAAAACCCTAGCCACCTTCACGGCTCCCAAAATCACGAGTTTCCATGCTGATGTTACCTTCAACAACTCTTCTTTAACTCCATCCCATGTTCATAGCTGGATCGAGCTCGCTGCTTCACGTAACGCTGAGATCATGTCTATCATCATCATAATCGTCTCCGATGACAACGTGCTTCCGGATTTCTTCTTTACCAATTCCTCCGTGAAGCAGCTCAGGTTAGCTTTGGGTCGTCGAGGCAACTATAATTATTGCAACGTGATTCCTAAATGTACGGTCCTTTGGACATCGTTAAGGAGCTTGTCTCTGGAATGTTGCGGTCTGCCCGATGAGTCCCTAGCTAATATTCTCTCTGGTTGTCCAATGCTTGAAAGCCTTGTATTGATTTTCTGTCAGCATATTCATCATATTGATCTCAGCAAGTCAATGAAGTTGACAAGGTTGGAGATTACTGGCCACTACTACGGACCAGCCAAGATTGTAGCGCCACACATCCGTTTTTTGAAATTGATTGGGTCTCTTGACCCATGTGTATTAGTGGATGTCTCCTCTTTAACTGATGCTAGATTCAGCCTAAGCTATGTCAGAAGAACAACAACGGGGGAGGATGATTTTCATCAAGACAAGTTGCTGAAGATGCTAGAACAGTTGCAACACGTAGAGAATCTTACTATTGGACGAATCGTTCTTCAG GCTCTATCTGTTGCCGAGCTTCGTGGTCTTCCTTTTCCGCAACTCCAGGCTAAATCTTTGACTGTTGTAATGATGGTTGTTCGATCTTTTATTCCTGCCTTAGCAAGGCTGCTCCAAAACTCCCCTGGATTACAGAAGATAACAGTTACCACAGTCTGTTATAAAGGCATACAT GATCAGGAGCTTGACAGACACTTACGTACGCAAGGCTTGAATCCTGATCGATGCTGGAGATTGAAATACGGGGACTTTCCAACGACAGAGCAGACCTATTCATCATCGTCCTCTGGTGTTGTTTCTAAGCTAGCAAAGTCAAAAGATGTGGTTTCGTTCATAAAACTTGTGCTTCAAAACTCAAAGGCAGTAGAGACGATGGTTTTACGGTTGGATGGTTACCTTGATGCAACAGAGTACCAAAAGCTGCTTCGAATGGTTCCAACATTTACTCGCAACAAAAATGTCAGAACTCGTGGTCAAGCGAAGCGGCTCTTGAACGTTTTAAAGATTATTCCTTGA
- the LOC103830763 gene encoding aquaporin TIP3-1, translated as MQSRSVVIVMATSAHRAYAFGRADEATHPDSIRATLAEFLSTFVFVFAAEGSILSLDKLYWSHAAHAGTNTPGGLVLVALAHAFALFAAVSAAINVSGGHVNPAVTFGALIGGRLSAIRAIYYWIAQLLGAILACLLLRLSTNGMRPVGFRVASGVGAVNGLILEIILTFGLVYVVYSTLIDPKRGSLGVIGPLAVGLIVGANILVGGPFSGASMNPARAFGPALVGWRWDDHWIYWVGPFIGGALAALIYEYMVIPTEPPTHPTHQPLAPEDY; from the exons ATGCAATCAAGG AGCGTTGTGATTGTAATGGCAACATCAGCTCATAGAGCATACGCTTTTGGTAGGGCCGACGAGGCTACACACCCTGACTCCATTAGAGCCACTTTAGCTGAGTTCCTCTCCACTTTTGTCTTTGTCTTTGCAGCTGAAGGCTCTATCCTCTCTCTCG aCAAGTTGTATTGGAGCCATGCGGCTCATGCGGGGACAAACACACCAGGAGGACTGGTGTTAGTAGCGTTAGCTCACGCGTTTGCTCTGTTCGCTGCTGTCTCTGCAGCCATCAATGTCTCTGGTGGACACGTTAACCCGGCCGTCACTTTTGGTGCTCTTATTGGAGGCAGACTTTCTGCGATCCGTGCCATATACTACTGGATAGCTCAGCTTCTTGGAGCCATCCTCGCTTGTCTATTGCTAAGGCTTTCCACAAACGGCATG AGACCAGTTGGTTTCCGTGTAGCATCAGGTGTTGGTGCAGTTAATGGACTCATTTTAGAGATCATCTTAACGTTTGGTCTAGTCTACGTTGTCTACTCGACTTTGATTGATCCAAAGCGTGGAAGCCTTGGGGTTATAGGACCACTTGCAGTAGGACTCATAGTTGGGGCTAACATCTTGGTTGGTGGACCGTTCTCTGGTGCGTCAATGAATCCAGCTAGAGCCTTTGGTCCAGCGTTGGTTGGATGGAGATGGGATGACCATTGGATCTATTGGGTCGGACCATTCATTGGTGGTGCTTTAGCTGCTCTTATATATGAGTACATGGTCATACCTACCGAGCCACCTACGCACCCCACCCACCAGCCCTTGGCTCCTGAAGATTACTAG